The following coding sequences lie in one Alloacidobacterium dinghuense genomic window:
- the iscU gene encoding Fe-S cluster assembly scaffold IscU, with protein MAYSDKVIDHYNNPRNVGQMDKSSQEVGTGLVGAPECGDVMRLQIRVNPETQVIEEAKFKTFGCGSAIASSSLATEWVKGKTVSEAMEIKNTDIVKELSLPPVKIHCSVLAEDAIRAAIGDWKKKNGVGETANTVEPVAAQ; from the coding sequence ATGGCATATAGCGATAAGGTAATTGATCACTACAACAATCCGCGCAACGTTGGGCAGATGGACAAGAGCAGCCAGGAAGTAGGCACGGGTCTGGTTGGTGCGCCGGAATGCGGCGACGTGATGCGCCTGCAGATCAGGGTGAATCCGGAGACGCAGGTGATTGAAGAAGCCAAGTTCAAGACCTTCGGCTGCGGCTCGGCGATTGCTTCGTCCTCGCTGGCGACGGAGTGGGTGAAGGGCAAGACGGTTTCCGAGGCGATGGAGATCAAGAATACGGATATCGTGAAGGAGCTTTCCCTGCCTCCAGTGAAGATCCACTGTTCCGTGCTTGCGGAAGACGCGATTCGCGCAGCGATTGGCGATTGGAAGAAAAAGAACGGCGTTGGCGAGACTGCGAACACTGTGGAGCCTGTGGCCGCTCAGTAA
- a CDS encoding HesB/IscA family protein: MSAELAVLNAENLTPNQKGVQVTERALKRIRIAMAKEGISPTEGGLRLGVQGGGCSGLSYNIRFDTQPRERDRIYQFEDVRVFVDPKSFIYLHGMVLDYEETLMRQGFNFINPNSTKSCGCGSSFSS, translated from the coding sequence ATGAGTGCTGAGTTAGCTGTTCTGAATGCCGAGAACCTGACGCCGAATCAGAAGGGCGTGCAGGTTACTGAGCGTGCTTTGAAGCGCATCCGCATCGCGATGGCGAAGGAAGGGATTTCGCCAACCGAGGGCGGGCTGCGCCTGGGCGTACAGGGCGGTGGCTGCTCAGGCTTGTCGTATAACATTCGCTTTGACACGCAGCCGCGTGAGCGCGACCGCATTTATCAATTTGAGGATGTGCGGGTCTTTGTCGATCCGAAGTCGTTTATCTATCTGCACGGGATGGTTCTGGATTACGAAGAGACGCTGATGCGGCAGGGCTTCAACTTTATCAACCCAAACTCAACGAAGTCCTGCGGCTGTGGGTCGTCATTTTCATCCTGA
- the hscB gene encoding Fe-S protein assembly co-chaperone HscB produces the protein MKTACWSCGSGLSAGAPFCDACGKVQNPAADVTYFYMFGLPRKLALDTAGLERAFYKLSRKLHPDVYARASEQEQQWSLEQTSLLNDAYRTLKNPITRTEYLLRLEGVEIDQDRSAENGAKKESRVPPDLLEEVFELNMQLEEMRMNQKTGEDDPQLRQDLERAKTQFEGQMADSDSQLQALWANWDAALDAQDEASQSGAKDTMVALLDRRRYVRNLVRDVNEALGA, from the coding sequence GTGAAGACGGCCTGCTGGTCGTGCGGCTCTGGGCTGTCCGCAGGCGCGCCCTTCTGCGATGCGTGCGGCAAGGTGCAGAACCCTGCTGCCGACGTGACTTACTTCTATATGTTTGGATTGCCACGGAAACTGGCTCTCGATACTGCTGGACTTGAGCGTGCATTCTATAAGTTGAGCCGTAAGCTGCATCCAGATGTGTATGCGCGTGCGAGCGAGCAGGAGCAGCAATGGAGCTTGGAGCAGACGTCGCTGTTGAATGATGCATATCGTACGCTGAAAAATCCGATTACGCGCACAGAATATCTGCTTCGTCTTGAAGGCGTCGAAATCGACCAGGATCGATCTGCTGAAAACGGTGCGAAGAAAGAGTCGCGAGTACCGCCGGATCTGCTGGAAGAAGTCTTTGAGCTGAACATGCAGCTTGAAGAAATGCGCATGAATCAGAAAACGGGTGAGGATGATCCGCAACTGCGCCAGGACCTGGAGAGGGCGAAGACGCAGTTTGAAGGGCAGATGGCTGATTCTGATTCGCAGTTGCAGGCCCTGTGGGCGAATTGGGACGCGGCCCTCGATGCGCAGGATGAGGCATCGCAGTCTGGTGCGAAGGACACGATGGTGGCGCTGCTGGATCGTCGGCGGTATGTGCGGAATCTGGTGCGCGACGTGAACGAGGCGCTAGGGGCATAG
- the hscA gene encoding Fe-S protein assembly chaperone HscA, whose translation MAEARIVGIDLGTTNSLVAFMQGEQPVVIPGEDGSNLVPSVVALAGDGPRKFVVGNGARQYLVETPERVIYSAKRLMGRGVDDVREELKLFPFHLADDLQVGEVLRIKLGDEEFTPPEISAYVLRQLKKNAERYFGAPVTKAVITVPAYFNDAQRQATKDAGRMAGLEVLRLVNEPTAAALAYGLDRNKDGIVAVYDLGGGTFDISILKLHEGIFEVIATNGDTHLGGDDIDNLLIAVALDDIQGELGVDVHTSPETVQAIRKEVIAAKIALSSEQVARISVDLPNGQKYQRELPRDAFEQIIRPVIDRTIEPCKQALKDASETPEQIDEVVLVGGSTRIPAVRALTDHVFHLSQRGKVPHTELNPDEVVALGAAVQANILGGGSKATEDMLLLDVTPLSLGIEALGGVVAKIIQRNSTIPASATEHFTTGVDGQTNVAIHVLQGERELAKDCRSLARFDLKGIPPMSAGLPRIEVKLLIDANGILHVSAREQRSGKEAEIEVKPTYGLTDEQVESMILESFDHAEKDFAERQLIEARNEADTILAAVEKAPNHAAWQLLTDEERAQIGLLKDELFVLKQSEDLKALRAGTDALDKATRRFAELMMDAAVSSAIKGETMDSAGDKLGEGPTAPHPFAPAEISKD comes from the coding sequence ATGGCGGAAGCACGCATAGTCGGAATTGATTTGGGCACAACGAATTCTCTCGTCGCATTTATGCAGGGCGAGCAGCCGGTGGTGATTCCCGGCGAGGATGGGTCGAACCTTGTGCCTTCGGTTGTTGCGCTGGCCGGTGATGGCCCGCGGAAGTTTGTTGTTGGCAATGGGGCGCGGCAGTACCTTGTCGAGACCCCGGAACGGGTGATCTATTCAGCGAAACGGCTGATGGGGCGCGGGGTTGACGATGTGCGCGAAGAGTTGAAGCTTTTTCCATTTCATCTTGCGGACGATCTGCAAGTGGGGGAAGTGCTGCGCATCAAGCTGGGAGATGAGGAGTTCACTCCGCCTGAGATTTCGGCGTATGTGCTGCGCCAGTTGAAGAAGAATGCCGAACGGTACTTCGGCGCTCCGGTGACGAAGGCTGTCATTACGGTTCCGGCTTATTTCAACGACGCGCAGCGGCAGGCGACCAAAGATGCTGGGCGCATGGCTGGTCTTGAGGTGCTTCGTTTAGTAAATGAGCCGACGGCGGCGGCGCTGGCGTATGGACTCGATCGCAATAAGGACGGCATCGTTGCGGTTTACGATCTAGGCGGCGGGACCTTTGATATTTCGATTCTGAAGCTGCATGAGGGCATCTTCGAGGTCATCGCGACGAATGGCGATACCCATCTTGGCGGCGATGATATCGATAATTTGCTGATTGCGGTTGCGCTCGATGACATTCAGGGCGAGCTGGGCGTTGATGTGCACACGAGCCCGGAGACGGTCCAGGCGATTCGCAAGGAAGTGATTGCGGCGAAGATTGCGTTGTCGTCCGAACAGGTGGCACGTATCAGCGTTGATCTGCCGAACGGGCAAAAGTATCAGCGAGAACTGCCGCGCGATGCTTTTGAGCAGATCATTCGCCCGGTGATCGATCGGACGATTGAGCCTTGCAAGCAGGCGTTGAAAGATGCCAGCGAGACGCCGGAGCAGATCGATGAGGTTGTGCTGGTCGGCGGATCGACGCGGATCCCAGCGGTGCGTGCGCTGACCGATCATGTTTTTCATTTGAGCCAGCGTGGTAAAGTTCCGCATACCGAGCTCAATCCCGATGAAGTGGTTGCGCTCGGCGCAGCGGTGCAGGCAAATATTCTTGGTGGCGGCTCCAAGGCCACGGAAGACATGCTGTTGCTCGACGTGACGCCGCTTTCGCTGGGCATTGAAGCATTGGGCGGCGTCGTGGCGAAGATTATTCAGCGCAACTCGACGATTCCGGCATCGGCGACGGAGCACTTTACGACGGGTGTGGATGGGCAGACGAATGTAGCGATCCACGTCCTCCAAGGCGAGCGCGAACTGGCTAAGGATTGCCGCTCGCTGGCTCGGTTCGACTTGAAAGGCATTCCGCCGATGAGCGCCGGATTACCGCGTATCGAAGTGAAACTCCTGATCGACGCGAACGGCATTCTGCACGTTTCGGCGCGTGAGCAGCGCTCGGGTAAGGAAGCTGAAATTGAAGTGAAGCCGACGTACGGGCTAACGGACGAGCAGGTGGAGTCTATGATTCTGGAGTCGTTCGATCATGCTGAGAAGGATTTCGCCGAACGGCAACTGATTGAAGCGCGCAACGAGGCAGACACCATTCTGGCCGCAGTGGAGAAGGCTCCGAACCATGCGGCCTGGCAACTTTTGACCGATGAAGAGCGTGCGCAGATCGGGCTGCTGAAAGATGAGTTGTTTGTGCTGAAGCAGAGCGAAGATCTGAAGGCATTGCGTGCAGGCACGGATGCACTGGACAAGGCCACACGGCGATTCGCGGAATTGATGATGGATGCCGCGGTTTCAAGCGCGATCAAGGGGGAGACGATGGACTCAGCTGGCGATAAGCTGGGTGAGGGGCCGACGGCACCGCATCCATTCGCACCTGCAGAGATCAGCAAGGATTAG
- a CDS encoding 2Fe-2S iron-sulfur cluster-binding protein: MSNEKTQQKIDLNKPPAPNMVRVTFMPEGKTVEFEFGTMPYDHHGKPMSFLDVAENFGIFLDHACGGSCACTTCHLWIKDGTPGLSEADDDELDRLDMAADLQLNSRLGCQAVITRPGAYVVEIPKWNRNYVSEGKPLALAEEK, translated from the coding sequence ATGAGTAACGAGAAGACACAGCAGAAAATTGATTTGAACAAGCCACCAGCGCCGAATATGGTGCGTGTGACGTTTATGCCTGAGGGAAAGACGGTGGAATTCGAGTTCGGCACCATGCCGTATGACCACCACGGAAAGCCAATGTCGTTTCTCGATGTGGCGGAGAATTTCGGAATTTTTCTCGATCATGCCTGCGGTGGATCATGCGCATGTACCACGTGTCATCTGTGGATAAAGGATGGAACTCCAGGGTTGAGCGAGGCGGATGACGATGAGCTGGATCGGCTGGACATGGCTGCTGATCTGCAACTCAATTCGCGGCTTGGCTGCCAGGCAGTGATCACAAGACCCGGAGCATATGTCGTCGAGATTCCGAAGTGGAACCGCAACTACGTTTCTGAAGGCAAGCCACTGGCTTTGGCCGAGGAGAAATAA
- the iscX gene encoding Fe-S cluster assembly protein IscX — protein sequence MAREIHWTDTEEIGIQLQEKFPDLDPLTVRFTDLHKYITELDGFADDPSTSNESKLEAIQMAWYEEFKDASS from the coding sequence ATGGCGCGCGAGATTCATTGGACGGACACAGAAGAAATTGGAATTCAGCTGCAGGAAAAATTTCCCGATCTTGATCCGCTCACTGTTCGGTTCACCGATCTGCACAAGTACATTACCGAACTCGATGGATTTGCCGACGATCCGTCGACCTCGAATGAGTCGAAGCTGGAAGCAATCCAGATGGCCTGGTATGAGGAGTTCAAGGATGCCTCCAGCTAG
- a CDS encoding TonB-dependent receptor has protein sequence MLNSAELRYSFRIVARICFLLSVFCITGAAIAQLSTASISGIARDSSGAVVANATVTLRNVDTSVERASVSNGSGEYVFLNITPGRYTLEAKATGFSPQQIPEFVLTVGQTATMNFTLTVGTQTQVVTVEAGAQQLDLQGADLGAVIATKQVNEIPLNGRNFTQLLQLTPGVSPIMTGQAAGMQNSGGFGAPVTIGADYSFPAVNGQTNRSNMYLMDGLNDYGTIESTYAVPPIIDSVQEFKVVSHTDNAEFGSVLGGVVNVVTKSGTNDFHGGAWDYVRNTVFDARNYFLPPDQPKPAYHENQFGASVGGPVLIPKLYNGRNKTFFFGAYQGFRYSKVQDTNLLVPTAAQLAGDESGAPQIYNPFTTRPDPANPGSYIRDPFPGNQIPSSLIDPRMVAYAQYVFPAAGPFFSNGTANALDTTPLIQNQDEFSVRVDQNFGSKDSAWFRYSFINSQVTTSGNLPALHVIHPLDARDWGGSYVHIFNPGLILQAQFAHITVLDNTATRFITSTSGIYSTVGFNDDFASGFAGANGGSLIPGPGISGYANGGESINDTPKATDSYEYHATVSKIVGNHQLKFGGGYTTNNFVSPLSQIGLTFDATSTAANPNVGGTGDAVSSFILNVPHGASRRNVDETTRPGGLLSVFGEDSWKVTPKFTLNFGLRYDYTFIPPYGTNATIGQQGGIETGDMDFGNGTYVVQKLPPPCSVRGHAPCIPGDGTLPDHVVVDPRGKIAHNVGTNFGPRLGFAYSVDDKTVIRGAFGIVYDNWAAVTQMAQNIEGAWPDIGQQIQTHLNEPTSASPTPTVQAQNPLVASGSGLFPPATPFTNNTWFYDPHIKNPYSEQWNFGVQRQLNSSTAVTINYVGSGSHRTNVGGYYNTALTPGPGDYQARAPYPYSIPTFYDRSAGFADYNALQVEFDRRYTNGFSYGVSYTYSKAMTEDDGWFGVEGSLPQNPYNPSGSRSVSGFDLTHVLSINALYEVPIGKGKRFSTGNGVLDYILGNWQINGLLTGRSGQPFSPTISSDIANIGNDFVYLNRVGDPHRSNRNAAEWFNTGAYQSPAPFTFGNAGRNSLRSQPYWDLTPSVIRSFPIWESLQFQFRAEAFNVLNHTVFSTPGSDLNNPQLFGVVTSTANYARELQLSGKIVF, from the coding sequence ATGCTGAATTCTGCGGAATTGCGATATTCGTTTCGAATTGTGGCGCGCATATGTTTCCTGCTCAGCGTTTTCTGCATAACTGGCGCAGCTATTGCTCAGCTCTCAACTGCTTCTATCAGCGGTATAGCGCGCGATTCCAGCGGTGCCGTCGTTGCAAACGCGACCGTTACATTGCGCAATGTAGACACGTCGGTTGAGCGCGCGTCAGTTAGTAATGGTTCGGGTGAGTACGTTTTCCTGAACATTACGCCGGGGCGATATACGCTCGAGGCAAAAGCAACCGGATTCAGCCCGCAACAGATACCGGAGTTTGTTCTGACGGTGGGTCAAACAGCGACGATGAACTTCACGTTGACGGTGGGTACGCAGACCCAGGTGGTAACAGTCGAGGCCGGCGCACAACAGCTGGACCTTCAAGGAGCCGACCTCGGCGCAGTGATCGCCACCAAGCAGGTGAACGAGATCCCGCTCAACGGCCGGAACTTCACGCAGCTTCTGCAACTTACTCCGGGTGTTTCACCAATTATGACCGGGCAGGCTGCAGGGATGCAGAACAGCGGCGGTTTTGGTGCTCCGGTCACGATCGGCGCCGACTACAGCTTTCCTGCTGTCAATGGTCAGACGAACCGCAGCAACATGTACCTGATGGACGGTCTGAACGACTACGGCACCATTGAAAGCACCTATGCGGTTCCGCCAATCATCGACTCCGTTCAGGAGTTTAAGGTCGTTTCGCACACAGACAACGCGGAGTTCGGATCCGTCTTGGGGGGTGTCGTCAATGTAGTTACGAAGAGTGGCACAAACGATTTCCACGGTGGCGCATGGGATTATGTGCGCAACACCGTTTTTGATGCGCGTAACTATTTCCTGCCCCCTGACCAGCCGAAACCTGCCTATCACGAAAACCAGTTCGGCGCGTCTGTCGGTGGGCCCGTTCTGATTCCTAAGCTCTATAACGGCAGAAACAAGACTTTCTTCTTTGGGGCTTACCAGGGTTTCCGTTACTCAAAAGTGCAGGATACAAACCTGCTGGTCCCCACCGCAGCACAGCTTGCAGGTGACGAGAGCGGAGCGCCTCAGATATACAATCCCTTTACAACCCGACCCGATCCTGCGAATCCGGGAAGCTACATACGCGACCCGTTTCCAGGTAATCAGATCCCTTCAAGCTTGATCGATCCACGTATGGTTGCCTACGCGCAATATGTCTTTCCGGCAGCTGGTCCCTTTTTCAGCAATGGCACGGCTAACGCACTTGACACCACCCCATTGATCCAGAACCAGGATGAGTTCAGCGTTCGGGTCGACCAGAACTTCGGGTCGAAAGACTCCGCGTGGTTCCGGTACAGCTTCATCAACAGTCAGGTGACCACCTCCGGGAACCTCCCAGCACTCCACGTCATCCATCCGCTTGATGCTCGCGATTGGGGTGGCAGCTATGTCCACATTTTCAATCCGGGGCTTATCCTGCAGGCTCAATTCGCACACATCACCGTACTCGACAATACGGCGACACGATTTATCACATCCACCTCCGGGATCTACAGCACTGTTGGTTTCAACGACGACTTTGCCAGTGGGTTCGCTGGAGCAAATGGCGGCTCTTTGATTCCTGGCCCCGGCATCAGCGGCTATGCCAATGGTGGCGAAAGCATTAACGACACACCGAAAGCGACCGATAGTTACGAGTACCACGCCACAGTCAGCAAGATCGTTGGAAACCATCAGCTGAAGTTCGGCGGTGGGTATACGACGAACAACTTCGTCAGTCCTCTGTCTCAAATTGGATTGACTTTCGACGCGACAAGCACTGCGGCGAACCCAAATGTAGGTGGAACCGGCGACGCCGTGTCGTCCTTCATTCTGAACGTTCCTCATGGAGCCAGCCGCAGAAACGTGGATGAGACAACGCGCCCGGGTGGCCTGCTCAGCGTTTTCGGTGAAGACTCTTGGAAGGTGACGCCTAAATTTACGCTCAATTTTGGGCTGCGCTACGATTACACCTTCATTCCCCCCTATGGAACGAACGCAACGATTGGCCAGCAGGGTGGTATTGAAACCGGAGATATGGATTTCGGCAACGGCACTTATGTAGTGCAGAAGCTCCCTCCCCCATGCAGCGTCCGTGGTCACGCTCCTTGCATTCCCGGTGATGGCACGTTGCCGGATCACGTTGTCGTTGACCCACGGGGCAAGATTGCACACAATGTTGGCACGAACTTTGGGCCGCGTCTTGGATTTGCCTATTCCGTGGACGACAAGACCGTCATCCGAGGTGCCTTTGGCATTGTCTACGACAACTGGGCTGCGGTCACCCAGATGGCACAGAATATCGAGGGTGCGTGGCCCGATATTGGACAGCAGATTCAGACTCACCTCAACGAGCCAACGTCTGCATCACCAACGCCGACCGTGCAGGCGCAAAATCCGCTGGTTGCGAGCGGCAGCGGCCTCTTTCCACCAGCAACACCTTTCACGAACAACACATGGTTCTATGATCCGCACATCAAGAACCCTTACTCAGAGCAATGGAATTTTGGTGTGCAGCGTCAGTTGAATTCTTCTACCGCAGTGACCATTAACTACGTCGGATCAGGCTCGCACAGGACCAATGTTGGCGGCTATTACAACACAGCCTTAACACCTGGGCCGGGTGATTACCAAGCTCGTGCGCCCTATCCTTACAGCATTCCTACTTTCTACGATCGCAGCGCAGGATTCGCGGACTATAACGCTCTGCAGGTTGAGTTCGACCGGCGGTACACGAACGGCTTCTCATACGGAGTGTCCTACACCTATTCGAAAGCGATGACCGAAGATGACGGCTGGTTTGGCGTAGAGGGTTCGCTTCCACAGAACCCGTACAATCCGTCAGGTTCCCGCTCGGTATCTGGATTCGATTTGACGCATGTACTTTCGATCAACGCTCTCTATGAAGTGCCGATCGGGAAAGGCAAGAGATTTTCGACAGGAAATGGTGTGTTGGATTACATCCTCGGCAACTGGCAAATCAATGGTCTGCTCACTGGCCGGTCCGGACAGCCCTTTTCTCCGACGATTAGTTCGGATATAGCCAACATCGGCAATGATTTCGTATATCTCAATCGAGTCGGAGATCCTCATCGATCCAATCGCAATGCAGCCGAGTGGTTCAATACCGGGGCGTATCAATCTCCCGCGCCATTCACGTTTGGGAATGCAGGCCGCAACTCGCTTCGATCCCAACCTTATTGGGACCTTACTCCCTCAGTCATTCGAAGTTTCCCGATATGGGAGAGCTTGCAATTTCAGTTCCGTGCAGAGGCATTTAACGTGCTTAACCATACTGTATTCAGTACACCCGGTAGTGATTTGAATAACCCGCAGTTGTTCGGCGTGGTCACGAGCACTGCAAACTATGCGCGAGAACTGCAACTGAGCGGCAAAATTGTCTTCTAG
- a CDS encoding L-rhamnose/proton symporter RhaT gives MNSNLFGIALALAGGVLVGNCMLPLKRIRVWPWECTWLMFSFVSLLLVPCLIALASIPDWPHLYASLRFSELLPSLLFGFGWGIAQVLFGISVVRLGMALAFTIIVGLGTVFGTLVPLLTLHKNELASGNSHILIAGCGLMIFGVALSGGAGKLREPPQSEASHGYSSGLGIAVLSGVLSSMLNLSLAFGGPIAQVAVDHGAQASSAVFAVWPVALAGGLVPNLAYTVFLLNKNQSWKFLTRSAPDAFLSLLMGLLWIGAVAIYGLSTRYLGRLGDSAGWAIYQITMVLTANTAGIVVGEWRLASRRALIVLASAVAILVLATITTAVSTR, from the coding sequence ATGAATAGCAATCTTTTCGGCATCGCACTCGCGCTAGCGGGCGGCGTGTTGGTTGGGAATTGCATGCTGCCCCTGAAAAGGATTCGCGTGTGGCCTTGGGAATGCACCTGGCTGATGTTTAGCTTTGTTTCGCTATTGCTCGTACCTTGTCTGATCGCCTTAGCGTCTATTCCTGACTGGCCACACCTCTATGCATCTCTGCGATTCTCTGAGTTGCTTCCATCGTTATTGTTTGGCTTTGGCTGGGGAATCGCACAGGTGCTCTTTGGAATATCGGTTGTGCGGTTGGGGATGGCGCTTGCCTTCACGATCATCGTCGGATTAGGCACTGTCTTTGGAACGCTGGTTCCTCTCCTAACCCTCCACAAAAACGAGCTCGCCAGCGGCAATTCTCACATCCTGATCGCCGGATGCGGCTTGATGATTTTCGGAGTGGCTCTTTCCGGCGGCGCGGGTAAACTCCGCGAGCCTCCTCAAAGCGAAGCCAGTCACGGATACTCATCTGGATTGGGTATTGCCGTACTCTCCGGAGTATTGTCTTCGATGCTCAATCTTTCGCTGGCCTTTGGAGGTCCTATCGCGCAGGTGGCCGTAGACCACGGCGCCCAGGCTTCGAGCGCAGTCTTTGCCGTGTGGCCTGTGGCGCTTGCCGGCGGTCTTGTTCCCAATCTCGCGTACACGGTTTTCTTGTTGAACAAGAACCAAAGCTGGAAATTCCTGACGCGTTCCGCGCCGGACGCCTTTCTTAGTTTGTTGATGGGCTTGCTTTGGATCGGAGCTGTTGCGATCTACGGACTCTCGACGCGCTATCTTGGGCGACTCGGCGATTCTGCGGGGTGGGCGATTTACCAGATTACGATGGTCCTCACCGCAAATACAGCGGGCATTGTCGTAGGTGAATGGAGATTGGCGAGCCGACGCGCTCTCATTGTTCTGGCTTCGGCAGTGGCCATTCTCGTCCTTGCCACAATAACAACAGCAGTTTCGACACGCTGA
- a CDS encoding GntR family transcriptional regulator, whose amino-acid sequence MNLATMQNDASLLIKQSLAAKLREEIIEGHLAPGQRIIEGYWARKFGVAQTSVREAINLLINEGFATKASGRSARVTSYSESDIAQIYELRGALEGLAARLTTERQPDLDPLESSLKELRKATKSGDIRALIEADLHFHLCLCELCGNRFLYSQIRTLLVPLFAFVAMRVVQSHQTAQAWESDLDRHKRIIELIREGDPFAAEFVVRGVMQQFAARAYAIWQTKDT is encoded by the coding sequence ATGAACCTTGCGACCATGCAGAACGATGCTTCGCTGCTGATTAAACAGAGCCTGGCGGCAAAATTACGGGAAGAAATTATCGAGGGCCATCTCGCACCTGGCCAGCGAATCATCGAAGGTTATTGGGCGCGAAAATTCGGCGTCGCCCAGACTTCGGTTCGAGAGGCTATCAACCTTCTCATCAACGAAGGCTTTGCCACCAAGGCATCGGGGCGTAGCGCTCGCGTCACATCCTATTCAGAATCTGACATCGCCCAAATATACGAACTTCGGGGTGCCCTTGAAGGACTGGCTGCACGCCTAACAACGGAGCGTCAACCGGATCTCGATCCGCTGGAAAGCTCTCTAAAAGAGCTGCGCAAAGCTACGAAGAGTGGAGACATCCGAGCTCTTATTGAGGCCGATCTCCACTTTCATCTGTGCCTTTGCGAACTTTGCGGGAACCGCTTTCTGTACTCACAAATACGTACGCTGCTTGTACCGCTGTTTGCATTCGTCGCAATGCGCGTCGTGCAAAGTCATCAGACCGCGCAGGCATGGGAGTCCGACCTCGATCGCCATAAGCGCATTATTGAATTGATTCGCGAAGGAGATCCCTTCGCCGCAGAGTTCGTAGTCCGCGGTGTGATGCAACAGTTCGCGGCGCGAGCCTATGCCATCTGGCAGACGAAAGATACTTAG